The following proteins are co-located in the Salinirubrum litoreum genome:
- a CDS encoding DUF5779 family protein has protein sequence MSDFNLDLRNAEAHLDEEEGLSADVVLGVLDGTDDPEEWIDEVKSGNVLVLSVQGDLNKLAAGFARDIKDMGGELMHFRQFLVVSPPGIDIDTDRL, from the coding sequence ATGAGCGACTTCAACCTCGACCTGCGGAACGCCGAGGCCCACCTCGACGAGGAGGAGGGCCTGTCGGCGGACGTGGTCCTCGGGGTCCTCGACGGGACCGACGATCCAGAGGAGTGGATCGACGAAGTGAAATCGGGCAACGTGCTCGTGTTGTCGGTGCAGGGCGACCTCAACAAACTCGCCGCCGGGTTCGCCCGCGACATCAAAGACATGGGCGGCGAACTGATGCACTTCCGTCAGTTCCTCGTCGTCTCGCCGCCGGGTATCGACATCGACACCGACCGCCTGTAG
- a CDS encoding VOC family protein translates to MLTGLSHLALEVKHLNRAREFYADRLGLSPTHESASEIGVRVGETTLRLRRPTAVPRGGLHVHYAFTTPESAYDDWLARLADLAPEEHQFGSYRSLYVDDPDDHCVEIGGIGGVGDDEASVAPADADVTDTPSDDTPPLTGIFEIVLEVADLAAAESRYTALGFEVVDRGEDRRRVRLRGPFDLELWEPQLGLADARGGVHVDLGLRTDDPESAVSALGDSVVARESVDGGVRVRETDGHWLTFLAD, encoded by the coding sequence ATGCTCACCGGTCTCTCACACCTCGCGCTCGAAGTCAAACACCTCAACCGGGCACGGGAGTTCTACGCCGACCGACTCGGACTCTCCCCGACCCACGAGTCCGCGTCCGAGATCGGGGTTCGCGTCGGCGAGACGACCCTCCGACTCCGGCGACCGACCGCCGTTCCGCGTGGCGGTCTCCACGTCCACTACGCCTTCACGACGCCCGAGTCGGCGTACGACGACTGGCTTGCGCGTCTCGCCGATCTCGCGCCCGAAGAACACCAGTTCGGCAGCTACCGGTCGCTGTACGTGGACGATCCGGACGACCACTGCGTCGAGATCGGCGGGATCGGTGGCGTCGGCGACGACGAGGCGTCGGTTGCACCCGCCGACGCGGACGTCACCGACACACCGTCCGACGACACTCCACCGCTGACCGGCATCTTCGAGATCGTCCTGGAGGTCGCCGACCTGGCCGCCGCCGAGTCACGCTACACCGCACTCGGGTTCGAGGTCGTGGATCGGGGCGAGGATCGCAGGCGGGTGCGACTCCGGGGACCGTTCGACCTGGAGTTGTGGGAACCGCAACTCGGTCTCGCCGACGCGCGTGGCGGTGTCCACGTCGACCTCGGCCTGCGAACCGACGACCCCGAGTCGGCGGTGTCGGCACTCGGAGACAGCGTGGTGGCGCGGGAGTCGGTCGACGGCGGGGTTCGAGTACGAGAGACGGACGGCCACTGGCTGACGTTCCTCGCGGACTGA
- a CDS encoding YybH family protein produces MSAEAMVRDYYEALRRGEPLAPYFAERPDVVKFGVGERLDGYDEIAEGLREQSRVTDDWTVESHDLRVTERDDWGWFSDEVRMSWTQRGTDYDFETRWSGTLERRSDEWLFVGMHVSAPVETGGDD; encoded by the coding sequence ATGAGCGCAGAGGCGATGGTCAGAGACTACTACGAGGCTCTCAGGCGCGGCGAACCACTCGCCCCGTACTTCGCCGAGCGCCCGGACGTGGTGAAGTTCGGCGTCGGCGAACGACTCGACGGCTACGACGAGATCGCCGAAGGCCTGCGGGAACAGAGTCGGGTCACCGACGACTGGACCGTCGAGAGCCACGACCTCAGGGTCACCGAGCGCGACGACTGGGGCTGGTTCTCGGACGAAGTCCGGATGTCGTGGACCCAGCGCGGCACCGACTACGACTTCGAGACGCGCTGGTCCGGCACCCTCGAACGCAGGAGCGACGAGTGGCTGTTCGTCGGGATGCACGTCAGCGCCCCGGTCGAGACCGGAGGCGACGACTGA